The genomic window AGTGCCAATAATTCTTGGTGAGTCCCTGTTTCTACCACATCACCATCAGCCATTACAATGATTTTATCTGCATCATAAATCGTGGACAGTCGGTGGGCGATGACAAAGCTTGTTCTGCCTTGCAGTAGTTTGCGCATGGCACGCTGGATCAAGAGCTCGGTACGTGTGTCGACATTGGATGTCGCTTCATCTAAAATCAAGATTTCCGGATCAGAGAGAAACGCTCGAGCGATAGTGATCAGCTGCTTTTGACCTTGAGAAATATTACTGATTTCTTCATTCAAAATAGTTTGGTAGCCATCTGGTAATTTACGGACAAAATCGTCCACAAAGGCGGCTTTGGCTGCAGTGAGGATTTGCTCATCTGTCGCTTCCGGATTGCCGTAGCGGATATTATCATAGATCGTTCCGGAAAATAACCAAGTTTCTTGAAGGACCATCCCAATTTTTTTATGAAGTTCTTCGTGACTAAGATTGCGAATGTCTCTGCCGTCGATTTGGATACTTCCTCCGGATATTTCATAGAAGCGCTGTAGTAGATGAACGAGTGTTGTTTTACCAGCACCTGTATGTCCGACGATAGCCGTCATGTCTCCCTTATCAACAGCTAAAGAAAAGTCCTTCATCACTAATTTTTCTGGTGTATAGCCGAACTGAACATGATCAAAACGTACTTTTGCATGATCTGACACATGGTCAGGAAATTCCTGTTGGTCGTAAATCGTGCGTTCTTCGGCATCCATTACCTCAAAGACACGCTCAGCTGAGGCGATAGTGGAAAGAATACCATTCCAGATCATAGAGAACTGGCTGATCGGTTGAGAAAATTGAGAAGAATACTGTAGAAATGCCTGTAAATTCCCAATCAAGAGACGACCGGCGGCTACTTGTCCAGCACCTACAGAAGCAATGACCACATACAGAACATTTTTTAAGAAAATCATTGCCGGCATCATAGAACCGCCGAAGAATTTCGATTTCCAGCCTGTTTCATACATCTCTTCATTTAGCTTTTGAAACGTAGTGATGGATTCTTTTTGATTGTTGAAGCTCTTGATTATTTCATGTCCATTGAAGGCTTCTTCGATTTGTCCATTCAAAGAGCCTTGTGTTTTTAAATAGGCTCGAAAATTTTGCTGCGTTCTGGGCGTCAATAGCTTCGTCACAAGGAAACTTGCCGGCAAAATCAGGCAGGCCAATGCTGTCAGCTGCCAGCTGATCGTTACCATCATCCAAATCGTTCCAATCAGCAAGATGACACTTGAAATCAGCTGAATCAAGCTTTGTTGTAACATTGTCGCGATATTATCGACATCATTGATTGCGATCGACATCAAATTCCCATTAGAATGCTTATCAAAATAGGTGCTGGATAATTGATTGATTTTCTTTTTCAAGTCATTTCGCAATCGCTGGGTCGTCTTTTGAGAAGCGACGGTCATTGCTGTTGATTGAAGGGCATCCGTGATGAATTTTCCCAAGTACAGCAGACCTACGAATAACAGGATTTGAGCTAAACGAGTAAATTGAATTTGATCTCCTGCGCTGGCATTTTGAAAGATCAATGTGGTCGCTTGTCCCAAAAGCTGAGGACTCAGCACCTGCATGATCGTACCGCCTATCGAAAGAATCAGTGAAGCAATCAAGAGCCAAGTGCTCTCTTTGACATAACGCATCAAGCGAGTGATCGTCCGCCAGGGTTTCTTTGGTTTCTCTGTAAGACCTCCAGGGTGCATACCACCTTTACCCATTCCTCTTTGATTCATTGCTTTTGCCATTAAGCAGCAGCTCCCTTCTCTTCTGTTTGAGATTGCATGATTTCTTGATAAATAGTATTTGCTGTAGCTAATTCTTCATGCGTGCCGTAGCCTACTATTTCACCTTCGTTCAATACTAAAATCTGATTGGCATTTTTAACCGTGGCGATCCGTTGTGCCACAATGATTTTTGCCGCTTTTTCGAAGCTTTCTGCTAAGTTTTTCTGAATCAAGGCATCTGTCTTGAAATCTAACGCAGAAAATGAATCATCGAAAACATAAATCGCTGCGTCCTTTAAAAAGGCGCGTGCTAGACATAGTCGCTGCTTTTGCCCACCGGAAAAGTTATCTCCATTTTTCTCGACAGGTGTCTCTAACCCTTTCGCAGCACGTACAAAATCATCTGCTTTTGCTAATACCAACGCACGCCAGATTTGTTCGTCTGTAGCTGTAGGGTTTGCTATCAGCAGATTTTCACGAATGGTCCCAAAGAACAAGGTGTTTTTCTGAGGAACCAAGCTGATTG from Enterococcus sp. 9E7_DIV0242 includes these protein-coding regions:
- a CDS encoding ABC transporter ATP-binding protein, coding for MAKAMNQRGMGKGGMHPGGLTEKPKKPWRTITRLMRYVKESTWLLIASLILSIGGTIMQVLSPQLLGQATTLIFQNASAGDQIQFTRLAQILLFVGLLYLGKFITDALQSTAMTVASQKTTQRLRNDLKKKINQLSSTYFDKHSNGNLMSIAINDVDNIATMLQQSLIQLISSVILLIGTIWMMVTISWQLTALACLILPASFLVTKLLTPRTQQNFRAYLKTQGSLNGQIEEAFNGHEIIKSFNNQKESITTFQKLNEEMYETGWKSKFFGGSMMPAMIFLKNVLYVVIASVGAGQVAAGRLLIGNLQAFLQYSSQFSQPISQFSMIWNGILSTIASAERVFEVMDAEERTIYDQQEFPDHVSDHAKVRFDHVQFGYTPEKLVMKDFSLAVDKGDMTAIVGHTGAGKTTLVHLLQRFYEISGGSIQIDGRDIRNLSHEELHKKIGMVLQETWLFSGTIYDNIRYGNPEATDEQILTAAKAAFVDDFVRKLPDGYQTILNEEISNISQGQKQLITIARAFLSDPEILILDEATSNVDTRTELLIQRAMRKLLQGRTSFVIAHRLSTIYDADKIIVMADGDVVETGTHQELLALAGVYEDIYNSQYQGAA